A segment of the Anaerolineae bacterium genome:
AAGCAATTTGGCGAAAAACATAAACTGGCAGGTCATCGCATTCGACGGAAGTTTCTTCAAAGGAGACATCTTGATCCGGATCGAATGACGCATAGGTTACCATTTCCTCACGTGGGGAAATGAACACAATCGGCTCTTCATTGGAGAGATTTTTGGGCCGCGAGCAGATTGGACAGTGTAATGTGTCAATGAGCGGCCTTTGACAGGTGGGGCAAAAGCGCCCTTCAATTAATTCCAACGCGGGATTGGAGGAAAGCTCTGCTTCAATTTTTTCATGCAGTTCCAGAGCGGAAAGCTCTAACAAAGACATGGTTTGGGCTAAATGTGCCGTAGTTGTGGGACGGACATCAACCGATTGTACTTGACGAATCAACATGCTCATTTTCCCTTTCTATCCATTATAACCTGTAGCAAGATTCGTGCCAAAAGAATCGTGAGAGGAATGTGTTATCCTGGCTTGAATATCAGCCAAAAAACATATCCATGTCCCTGTTATCCCTTCTAAGGTTGTGCTAGAATCGAAAAAGAGTTTGATAAATGTTCAACCGAAAAGAGAACGGCTTCGGGATCAAATTCTTGGCGGTTATTGGAAGGGGGAAAGTCAGGCAATCCAGCGTTACAGGCTGGACTGATTCACCTGTATCTCAACAATCACAGTTGTGAGAAAGGAATTGAAAAGATGCTGCGCGCCTTTTTTATCTATTTATCAAAAGCAACCTGGGCAAGACAAATAGTTACCCACTGGCGGGTTGCCTGGCAGGCAGCCAGCCGATTTGTCGCTGGAGAAAAACTCGAGGATGGCATTGCGGTGGTGAAAAGATTGAACAATAACGGCATCCAGGCAACGCTCGATCAACTGGGCGAACACACCACAAACGCCGAGGATGCCGAAAAAGCCACCCAGGGAATTTTACAGATTTTGGATGCGATAGAGACAGAGGCTGTGCGCTCGAATGTCTCGATCAAGTTAACCCAAATTGGCTTAAAAGTTGACCTGAGTCTTTGTACCGAAAACTTAGCCCGCATCCTGGAACATGCCAGAAAACGAAACAATTTTGTTCGAATCGACATGGAGGATGCGAGTTGTGTGGATGATACCCTGGCGCTCTTTTATGAAATGCGCAACGGACGTGGCTTTCACAATGTAGGTCTGGTCATTCAATCCTATCTATATCGCACAGTAGAAGATGTGACCCGCCTGATGCAAATACCAGCCCGCATCCGTCTTTGCAAAGGTGCTTATAAAGAAGCGGTTCACATTGCCTATCCCAAAAAGCGGGATGTTGATGCGAATTATGATCGCGTTGCCCAAATTCTTCTGGAGCGTGCTCTTGAAGTTGGAGCACCGGAACTCAGCGAAGATGGCCGTGTGCCGCCCATTCCGGCTCTGGCAACCCATGATGAGAAACGGATTCGCTTTGCAATAGAGCACGCCAACCAGATCGGGCTACCAAAGAAAGCGATGGAATTTCAAATGCTGTATGGCATTCGGCGCGATTTACAGGTCAGTCTGGTTGAACAGGGCTATCCGGTGCGGGTGTATGTGCCGTTTGGCAGTGAATGGTATCCCTACTTCACCCGCCGCCTGGCTGAGCGACCGGCCAATGTGTGGTTCTTTATCTCCAATTATTTCAAGAAGTAACTCTCTGATTTTCCTGAATAATCGGTCTGGACATTCGTTTGGATTTTCCTGAACGCAGATACCCGTCCCTCGATTTGAATGGCACTTGAGGTCTAATTCGGCGGATGGGTATCTTTGTCGTTCTGAGTGTGATCATATAGGCTGACGCGATGTTACGGCAATGTCCAGTTTTGTTTTCGATGGCATCTATCCTCGTCAGTTGTGCGAAGGGATAGACGCCTGTGGAATGGATTTGTTAAGCCCGGTTTGCTTGAACCGGTGAGCCCGGAAGTCTGCACGCTCTTTCAAGTCGTGGTATCATCACCCTGTATGTGGAGAAGAAAAGTCGGTTTTTGGGTATCCATTGGGCAATGGCTGGAAAATCTTTATCAATGTTGTAATGGAAAGAACTTCTTACGGAGCATGGCATGAACCAAAGATGGATCACGGTGGCATTCTTCGTTGAAGGTTTTTTCCTTTATTTTCTTGGTTTGGGAATAGCAAAATACCTGGGTGCAACTATCCTTTGGGAGCGCGTCTGGATTGGGATATTCTGGATGGTTTGTTTGCAGTTCGGAGGAATTTTCCTTCTGCGAAGTACTTCGAAAGCCTTGACGAGTGAAAATAACGGTCGGCCACCTGAGTCACCCTTCTCGAGCGATTTCATTCTTGCCATTGCGGCTTTTGCCAGTTTAGCCTCTCTAACGGTACTGATGATTGCTTCCCGATTGTTTACCTTGGAAGTACTGTTGGTAACCTTGCTGGCAGTTTTAGCAACATTTGTTACAGCCAGAACAATTCGCATAGCCGATATTGATCGCTTCCGTGAAGTTGTGCTGAGTTTAGGGATGGCGGTTCTCGTCCCCTGGTTTGCTTTTGTCCTGCAAACTGGTGAATTCCATCGCTTTTTGCCCATTGTCACTTTACCGGTTTTGGCATTGCGCATGACCATGATCCTGAGCTATCAATTGTCAACCTACGCCCATGATCTCAATACGAAAAACCCAACGCTGATGGTGCGGATAGGATGGCAAAATGGCATGACTTTGCACAATCTTTTGATCTTGTTTGCCTTTGTTCTGATTGCTTTTGGGAATGTGGTCGGGATGCCTCTCTCGATCGGTCTGCCTCCTATGGCGGCTTTTGTGGTTGGGTCGTGGCAGATCTGGTCAATGCGACGTATAGCCCAGGGAGTGAAGCCCAACTGGCGAGGGTTGGTATGGGGCGGGGCGGCTCTCTATGGGATGGTTATCTATCTTTACGCTTACTCTTTCTGGATTCGTTGAAAGGGAGATTGGTATGCCAGAATTTTTGACGTTATTAACACCTCGAGAAGCCCGACGAAAGATACTTGAGGCACTTGCTTTCCATAGTCCATTAGCGCTGGAGACGATCCCGACTCAGGAAGCTGTTGGTCGAGTAAGTGGTCGAGAAGTTCGTGCGCCTCATCCTTTGCCCATGTTCAATCGAGCAACCGTAGATGGATATGCTGTGCGGGCAGAGGATACCTATGGAGCCAGCGAAAGCCTGCCAGCTTATTTTCGGGTCATAGGCGAAATTCCTATGGGGCAGGCAACCACCCTGACGCTCAACGCAATGGAGGCTGCGCTCATTCACACCGGCGGCATGTTGCCCTCGAATGCTACTGCAGTGGTAATGATTGAACAAACACAGCGAATATCTGACACTGAAATTGAAGTCTATCGGGCGGTATCTGCCTGGGAGAATACCATTCGGTTGGGAGAAGAGGTTAAGGAAGGTGAAATTGTGTTGCCGCTTCATAAGCGCATCCGGGCGGTCGAGGTGGGTGGTTTGCTGGCATTGGGGATTACCCGGCTGGAAGTGGTGAAAAAGCCCAGAGTGGGAATTGTTTCCAGTGGTGATGAAGTGGTGCCTCCAGAACGCGTCATTCAGGTTGGTCAGGTGAGAGATGTAAACACGTACACCTTATCGGCTCTCGTTGAACAATGTGGCGGGGAACCCGTTCCTTACGGTATCCTTCCCGATCAAGAGGAAGCCTTGCGGCAGGCTCTGGGTGAACTAAAACCTCATTGCGACATGATTTTGATCACGGCTGGCTCGTCGGTGAGTGCCAGGGATTATACGGCGCGGGTAATTCAACAGATGGGTGCACCAGGCGTCCTGGCACATGGGATCAATACTCGCCCTGGCAAGCCGACCATTCTGGCAGTGTGTGATGGGATTCCCATCCTTGGTTTGCCAGGCAATCCTATGTCGGCTTTTGTTATTGCCTTGCATTTTGTGAAACCCGTCTTGTATGCCTTACAAGGGCTTCCCGTGGATCAGATTGCGCCGCGGGTAGAGGCAACCTTGACGATAAACCTCAATTCTCAGGCTGGTCGGGAGGACTGGATACCTGTGAGACTCATTCACGCCGAACAGGGGTTGCAGGCTGAGCCAGTCTTTGGAAAGAGCAATATGATCCTGGCGTTATCACGCGCCGATGGCTTGATTTGCATTCCGGCTGAAGCAACCGGATTGGCTGCAGGTGAGAAAGTGTTGGCCGAATTGATTGAATAAATTCCCAAAACGTCGAGGCTAGGTATATGAGCGTTTACTTAAAGGATATTCCGTTAGATGAAGCTCTGGAGAGGTTATG
Coding sequences within it:
- a CDS encoding Proline dehydrogenase translates to MEGGKSGNPALQAGLIHLYLNNHSCEKGIEKMLRAFFIYLSKATWARQIVTHWRVAWQAASRFVAGEKLEDGIAVVKRLNNNGIQATLDQLGEHTTNAEDAEKATQGILQILDAIETEAVRSNVSIKLTQIGLKVDLSLCTENLARILEHARKRNNFVRIDMEDASCVDDTLALFYEMRNGRGFHNVGLVIQSYLYRTVEDVTRLMQIPARIRLCKGAYKEAVHIAYPKKRDVDANYDRVAQILLERALEVGAPELSEDGRVPPIPALATHDEKRIRFAIEHANQIGLPKKAMEFQMLYGIRRDLQVSLVEQGYPVRVYVPFGSEWYPYFTRRLAERPANVWFFISNYFKK
- a CDS encoding Molybdopterin biosynthesis protein MoeA → MPEFLTLLTPREARRKILEALAFHSPLALETIPTQEAVGRVSGREVRAPHPLPMFNRATVDGYAVRAEDTYGASESLPAYFRVIGEIPMGQATTLTLNAMEAALIHTGGMLPSNATAVVMIEQTQRISDTEIEVYRAVSAWENTIRLGEEVKEGEIVLPLHKRIRAVEVGGLLALGITRLEVVKKPRVGIVSSGDEVVPPERVIQVGQVRDVNTYTLSALVEQCGGEPVPYGILPDQEEALRQALGELKPHCDMILITAGSSVSARDYTARVIQQMGAPGVLAHGINTRPGKPTILAVCDGIPILGLPGNPMSAFVIALHFVKPVLYALQGLPVDQIAPRVEATLTINLNSQAGREDWIPVRLIHAEQGLQAEPVFGKSNMILALSRADGLICIPAEATGLAAGEKVLAELIE